The segment CAATCACATCATGAAACACACAAAGATCCTTTGGTAAACACCGTATACACACTCTGGCTTCACACGCCAGCCGTAAGCACTATTCCTTTGCACTTTGTCAAGACCTACAAGAATCAGGCGTTGCATAGTCATTGTCTATGAGATAGGTTGGAGTCTTGCCGTTGAGCTTGTCGGGCTCGGCGTAGTGGCTTTCCTCGGGATTTCCGTAGTTTAATCTGCCGTAGCTGGGgtctggttttaagggctcggAGCCCTGGAGTTGCTTCAACTGAATCTGGTCATACTTCTCCTCAGGTGTCTCTAGCTCAAAGTAGATGTTCTCGGGCTGGGGCGGGTTATACTCGCGGTGTTGTCTGTGAATCAGAAGGATGAACCATGATCAAAATTAGATACTTATTGTGTTAGAAAGACAAGTACTGCTCTGCAGAATAGTCAGATAACATCCACAATTAGAAGGCAGTTGCAGTTCAAACCAGCTATGACAGTTTCCTAGTCATTTCAACATATAGGTGTTCCACAATTTCTTAAGAACAGTGTATATTGATACGATTATAGGTTATTTACCCTTCTGTAGAATCTGCCTGAATTATGTAAGCCAAAACTGGGCTTCAAATATTGTCAATACCTTAGCAATCGGACAAAACCCAGGCCAGTGTTGCTGTTAAATGTATTCGACAATTATAACCATCATCATCCCGATACGAGtccacaatgccatttagaaagtggtcaaatgtagtatatgtcatatttgggattgcactttcttagtaaagtacagtcccatccaggattagAACCCGCACCCtctgagtcaggcacctaatctccAGCAAACAAAGACAGCCGCCTAAACCGCTCAGCTTGTGTAAGTCGCGGTGGCTgggaatcccggatgggagtgcaccaaaaagtactagaatttgtactttaataagaagtccaaatatgacatatgttacatcaccatcaccattttCTTTTTCTAATATTTTCGCACATTGAGGTGCAGGTGCAATTCAATTATTTTTGTGTTCCGATCGTTGACCTAACCTTTAGCTGCCGACAGAAACTCCAAATTATTCCTGTCAATCACGCAAACAAAATTGACACTGAGAAATTGCTGATTGTGAACTGTTGGCAGTTATTTGCCTCTGACTGGAGGTTGGTAATCAATGATATGATGAAAGAAACTGTTTCTTAACATTTTCCTTTTGATGCTACCGTTGTTAAGGAAAACCTGCACATCTTTCGACAATATTTCGATTGTGCTTTTTAAGGTGTTGTCCAAGATATTTAGGTGTTATCCGTTTGTGTTGAATGGAAATATACGGATATGGAGACAGACGGTGAAGGTGAACAAATGTCAAGGAAACAGCGAATTTATCCTTTTTAAGGTGGGGGGATGGAGGTCGAAGCTGCCTCTGCTGTACCGCGGTGTGTCATCGTAGTTCAGActttgtgacccgtgaaggttcccgggtagaataggccttcagcaacccatgcttgccataaaaggtgactatgcttgtcgaaagaggcgactaacgggatcgggtggtaagactagctgacttggttgacacatgtcatcggttcccaattgcgcagatcgatgctcatgttgttgatcactggattgtctggtcgagactcgattatttacagaccgtcgccatatagctggaatattgctaagtgcgacgtaaaactaaactcactcattcactcactcactcactcactcactcaaactttgTTCAAACTAAATGGGTTCAGATGTGGGTTTCGTCTTCCCACATGCACTGGTTACTAACAACACAAAGTTTCTTGTTCGATGGGGGTGGAGGGAAACTATACTTGTTACACAGTCTGGTGGTCAGTATACTGCGAGCAACAATTGCACAAGTAAGATTGCATTCAATGAACCAAATAACCAATCCTAACCAGCCGATCCAGTTGGTTTCTTCTCACCTCCGGTCAGATCTGTGTGGACCTATCCCAACACGGAAACCGAGAAGAGAAGACTATGGGTCGAAATAGGGACAAAGACTGCAAATGGGTCGTGAATCAATACAACTATCGAAGCGGAAGATCCAAAACAAGATACAGAGGCCCCACCTTATAGGTAACACAGTTCACTTCAATCATCACGAACCCAGTTTACTTTGAAGACACAACGCCACCCTAAATCATGAAATTGACATAGGTATGTCTAGACAAACGTCTTCGGATAAAGTCAAGGGTTCAATTTCAGAGTACCATTGTCAGGCGACGAGAATATATTAAGTTTCTCCATCAACAGAACGGGTGATTAAATTCCTTCGAGAGAGTTGTCTGAACTGTTAGATGGTCTCCGTGTCTTCTAATTGATTTCATTAAAACACATCTTGTCACGAACACATACATCCGTTACCAGATCGGCCAATTAGGAAACAGGGAGGGTACTCCATTCCAGCAACAGGCTGGCACGAACACAAATTTGTACTTTGAAACCTCGTTAAGCTGTAAGCTGTAAAAAAGATGTTTTTTGAGAGATGTGCAGAGATGGATATGTATGGGTATATGTACGTACCTTTTTTTACAGAGAGCGATGATGGTCACGATAATCCCAGTGAGTATCACAGCACTGATAACAGCAATCACTATAGCCTCAGGTAGCGTTCCTGAAGAGAAAGCATCGAAATCGTCATTGATCAAAGAGATTAGATCCATAATTCGCGGCGAATGGCCCTGAAAATGGCGATTGGTCGTTGAAATTGTTAATTCTTTTTTGTTGTACAATAACACGGTCGTCAGAATGTCGATAACGTTGTAAAATTGGTCAGACCATTCTACAAAGAGGCCATAGTGCCTCTTCTGTGTGCTGTTTTGTGGACTGGGATTGCAAAAATCATTTAACTGTCGTTTGAGGGCTCCAGTCAGTAACAACAACGTTGACTAGATTCAAATAACTGATTGAGCTGAAATTAAAGTATAACAATAATGTCAGGGCACGTCACTTATGTCATTTATATCAAGACACGCCAGTCATATCACAGCAGGTCAGGTCAGTCGCATGTGAACACGTCAGTTCAGACAAATCACGGCAGgacagggcagggcagggcagagCTGGGCAAAGCTGGGCAGTCATACCACAGCTGGTCAGGTCAGTCACATCAGAACACGTCAGGTCAGTCATATCACGGCAGGAAAAGGCAGGTCAGTCATATCAGGACGCGTCAGGTAAATCATGTGGGAAGGAAGTTCTAGAGCGAACTATGAGATAATGATCATTGTCGAGAATTGGAACTCAAATCAGCAGATCCACGTTAGGCCCAAGGGCGACAAATCAATAACCGTACAAATCTCAGCCAGAAGAACTATGCCTTTTTTACCTTTCAGTCCCAATGAAAGTTGTAATAGACAAACCAGATTATTTCATAAAACCATCAAACAGCAAGTGTAAACATCCGGTCCAAGCAATCTGATCCGTGTTTCCTCCTCAATGCAAGACACTCGAACGTGTGAAAAGCAATTTGTAACGTGAATATTTCAGAGCAAGTAATCCTGATCATGGTCATGTGTACACGTACGTGTTTTTGCTTGAGAGAATTTCATACACATGATTGCTATAGGGATGAAAACCCGGCTACATATGCACGTGGTGTGAATGGTGCAGCAGGATGGCCTGAGTGATGACTTACCATTACTCTTCTCTGTAGTCGGCCCATTACAGGTTACGGTCACTCGAGTTCTGTTGGAAGTGcctgaaaaaatacaacaaactgTGTTTTATTGTTTCGTTTACACCCAGTGTTTGCCCTTAATCCTGTAACGCCAGAACCATAAACAAGTTGAAAATCGGAACATGTAGGCCCTATATTGTATCTACAATAAAAGTAAAAACTGTGTTATAGAGCCTATTATAACTCTTGTCACTGACAAGTCTTTGCAATGCATTCGGAAAACTTGTTCGAGGTGAACAGCTTATATCTCAGTAATCtaaatgttttgaatgaaatgaCAGTCGTTTCATTTACAGATAACGACTGCTGATAGAGATAAAAAGTACTGAATGATATTTATTTCTGAAAAATGATAATactaaacaagagtcatcagaagatgacatatcccccggcccctacatatttgaaaggacaaatcatccaacagttacttattgtgtttttagaccaagtctgaatagTTTCCATGGATTTCATGAAACAtacaaatgccatatatctgtaatcagaaaaagtcaccatttcaagatatgtctcgtatatctgcctagatcttttgaaagatatgaaatggttttcgagctgtgctccggaaacgaagtcagcatcgtgttcatggaaccgagaaaataatacatcataaaaacctgtaaatagtaaaaggcaccacattggggtctgccacacatatctaccaagaaacactgacagatattaagaagtttttttcagctctgctccggaaacgaatcACACCTCTcgcttttgagagtaagtccaaaacgtttgcgtggaaactgagaaaatgataaatcactaaaacctggaaatagcaaaaggcaccactttaggttccgattgatataactaccaagttttgcaagaaaaatattgaagggttttttagttctgctccggaaacggtgcccattcctccattttgagactaagtccgaaatgtttccattgaaaccaagaaaatgataaatcacaaaaacctgtaaataccaaaaggcaccactctggggtctaccaagttttactgaaagatatttagaagtttttgagttctgctccgaaaacgaaacacacctctcacttttcattaggtccaaaacgtttccatggaaaccgagaaaataataaatcacaagatcctgtacatagcaaaaggctaTGAGCCACAAGGACCCGCAAAAAGTTGTGGGTCCAAGTGATTTTCAGCTGAACTCAGTCCAGAAAGGAATCGACTCTcgaccatacaacccagtgaTAAGCAGCTGGAGGTTCATCTTCAACTTAAAATGTTTCTAGGCGTATTCCGAACGATGGGCATCTTTGTGAAGTATACGACACGAACATTGAAAGTACAATATGAATCACCAGAAGTTTGTTCACTTTCTCAGTCTCTCGGTGAAAACTCCACGTACCTTAATCGCGACAAATCCTGACGCTGACCACTCAACCAGTATAGATCCTTGAACCCATGAGGGAGGCAAATCTAAATTACGAGTTTTGTAATGCGTACTTCCATATGCGGTCGACATCAAACAAACTTTTACCTCTCTAACCCTCAATATCCTTTTCGTAATCGCCTTGACTTTCATAAAGATCTCAGCCCAAaaccacaaagcgcttgcagtGCTACGGCAGTCGTAAGTCAGCGTTAAAGTATAGGAATTTCAATCACCTCAGTGCAATTGTTTTGTGGAAGTAGGTATTCAACCACGCACCctatctgtctgtgtctgttccGAGATCTATCGAAAACGTAAATCCAGCCAGTTCACGACTTCGACCTACCTGCTATCTGCAGCCACACAAAGGACGGATACTCATTTTTCTTTATTGGCCCCAGCGTTACACGAATGTCTTTGGACACTGTCGTATTCAACACAGGAACCCCGAATATAAATTCCTTGTCAAggcagaaaatgttttttaaaatgtcatttttattcTTTGCGTCTACTACACTAAGTTTGGTATAGTGACACTCCATGTCGTCCGTTTTATCCTGAAGCCGGATGTCCAAGGCTGTAATTTTGATTGGCTCAGAGCCGACTGACGTCACGTGACACGAACATTCGTGTAATGTCTTCTCATCACTCTCGTCAGTTGTGGACTCATCGTATCGAAGGCTGACGGTATTGCCAGTAATTGACCTAGATTCACAGAATCCAATACTCGCAGTATCTGTAAAAGAAGAACAATGGGCATTTACTGCAGGTGCAATGACTAAATAAAGCGTATTTATCTCTTGAGAAAAACTGTTTGTCAACATGGGCTCCTTGTTGAAAATGTCACAGCTTGGAAGCACTTACTATTGTACATTAAATGGGAAACTTGAAACCAATTTACCAAGACTAGGGTTGTAATGAGACCCATAAAAGGAGATGAACTGAATTGAATCAGGCTTAATCAATGACGAGAACGTATGGATGAGGGACAACGACATGGGATTGCAATCTGCAGCATCGTCATGCAACAGAACCCGGTGATGTGGACACAGGACAATTAATCAGCATCAAATTAAGATATATTTGGTAACTAAATAAACCAAATACGGGACCACGAACTGAAATCAAGTGATGTGTCTCAAGCTAAAGAGTGCTTGTGATCCGATTAGTACATGAACCACAAATGCCTTTTGGGTTACATTAagtttgtgagtttagttttacgccgcattcagcaacattccagctatatggcggcggtttgtgagtaatcgagtctggatcagacagtccggtgatcaatagcatgagcatggCTCTGCGCAGCTGGGagccgacgacatgtgtcaaccaagtcagcgagcctgaccacccgatcccgtcagtcgcctgtAAAAACtggcattgtcgccttttatggcaagcatgggttgctgaatgtctattccaccccggattttcacgggtcggTTTCAAGTAAGAAAAGCATATCCCCACAATTTTGTGGCTACCAAGAACTGGTTCACTGAAACTGTGTTAATTCAGTTCTAATAAAACTAAAAAGCTGTTTATAGCATGTTTCAAGATCCCAAAGCATGAGAAGAGACGAGTTCGCCACAGCACTCATCTATATAAGAACTTTTGTCAAGAAATAGCCAACTGCACGATGTATATGTCAGGGTAGAGATTGTGACCGGAGTCTGTACTGGTAGAGCCTCCGTCCCTACTGGTAGAAATTGCAATCGGAGTctctaccagtagagactcTGATTATATGGAATAACCTTTTACAATCACAATCCCTACCAGTAGAAGCTCAAATTTGTCAGGGTAGAGACTGCAATTCTACATTTACGCAAGCCAGTGAATATTTCGAGAAACaaaaattattttcatattttgtagaATGTAAACATACAACAATATGTCACACCTTCTTTACATGCTGGTGTTGTTGGTAGGAAAAATCATTTTATTAAGTTGTTGTTTGGTCTATTAGTTGCGAGTAAAAACTTAGTGATTTACTAATTTTCCTATTGTTTACACGGAGATGTTATATGCGAGCTGTTTTAATCAATGTAAAGAGTTTAACACCTGATACCATTGGTCGGTAGACCTGGGTTGCGAACACTGATTCTAGCCCGATCTTCATGATACCTTTACATACATATCCCTGAAGCTTACAAAGCGACTAACCTGATACAGGAACCCCCACATTACCAATTGCAGCCTGTACAAGGATGTAAGATGCTACAAACTCCCAATCGCCCCATGGAAATTGTGCGGTGTGACCAACGACACTGCGTGAAACATAGCAATGAGCCAGGTGCACATTGTCAGAACTGACACGCCATCCAGCGGTATGAACAACGATCTGTTGTAAGATGTCACCAACTAACCAATCACCCCAGTGAAAGTCTGAAGCGTGTTCAACGATCTAGTGGTAAATATGAGTGCGAGGCAGGTGCACATTGTAAGAACGAGAATGGCATCCAGCAGTATGTTCAAACATGCAGGGTACGTTGACCCAGTGAGCCAGGTCACACGCTGTTGTCATCTGATCCGAATTAGCCCGCTTTCACGACAAGCGTTGAATGTCAGCTTTCTAAATCATGTGAGTTTTTATGAAAGATTTTTACGTGTGTAATTTGATACTATTTTTCAATTTGATGCCATTAAACACAAGTCTCCTTGTGGCGAAAACCAGCTCACAGATTTAAAACGACGACATGGACCACTCATTTTTGCACGCGTTTTTCTGCCCGTCTACAGGAGGAGTTAAAACTCTGATGAATTCTGGCAGTGGTACCCCATAGGGTCGACAAATCGCCGTGCACATGTGCAACCTGATGGGTGAGTCATGGCTCCATTGTTCGGTACGTGGTCGAACGAACCATGTCATCAAGTGGTATTGTGCAGCCCAATACAGTTTGACAAGACAGTTAACCAAAATCACTGAAACAATTGGTGGTCTCCAGCGAATGTCTGATTCCCTTAACATTACAATGTGCAATGATAGAGGTACCTAACAGAGGATTATTCAGTGAAATATTCATTACCGATTCCACTGTGCTGTAATCATATTAGGTGTTCCTCATTGAACACGTGCGTAACATCGGGAGCTTAACCAGCATTACGTCACTGCAACAATATGTAATACTTCCACATTTGATTTCTCAAGGGCTTTTTCCCGTAGGCTAATGGACAGAGCACTTGTCCGTAAATGGGAACGTCGCTGGGTTCAATCCTCAGCTGAGTCATGCTGACGCTCGCCTGAATACCCAATAAGTGAGAGTCCTATCAATATCCTGTCAATATCACAAGGAACACCAtcaataggcttcacacactgtacctatgtggggaaatcaaactcgggtcttaggcgtgacgaacgattactttaaccatcaggctaccccaacgcAGCGATATACAGTGAGCTATCCATGCTGGCATTGTGACATGGTATCTCAGAAACCTATCGTTCAGCAACCGGTACGAGTCGAAAGTAATACAAGCACACACATGCGTGCATTCACGTTGCTGAGTTCAATATTCTTGGACAGGAAGTTAAACCCTGTGTCGCACACCCTTACTTTCTTGCTTAAAGCAGCATAGAGTAGTGATCACGTTGTTTTGTGAATGATTGTTTAATAACAACACAGTATTGTCCCAATGTTCTCCTCTGATATCatgacactgataaaatattgtgAGTTCAAATACCGCTGGCGGCAGCTTCTGCATAATAATGACCCATTCGCCTACAAGATAAAACACATCAAAACGGTGCCAGTATTTTTtggtaaaagtaaatataatgaGTGTTCAATGGCGGAGAGCAGTAATTCTTCTCCTGAAGACAACCAGAGAAGTCAAAGGCTTTCATTAATATCTGTGTATTCCCCTGGAGGTCGATTAACATTTGgctattagagtgagtgagtgatgcaaTGCCGCCTTGAGCATGATTGGAGTGTCTGTGCCACAGTTCAGTTTAATGTGGGAGGTAATGTGGGTGGAAATGCATCCCTTAAACCACTGACAACAGGTACAATGTTTACAGACCAAGAGTGTGTGAGCGGGATTATTTTCACGCCGTTTTTCGTATTTTCCAGCAATGGGCtccattgtacccatatggggaatcgaacccggcgtaACAAACGAACGTTtcaaacactaggctaccccatcgcccctgaaACACCCAGAAACTTAATCCGGGTAACACTGATCGTCAAACTGTTAGGTTTTCACCCTGGTTCAGAAAAGCAACACTCTGCAGCATGGCTTCAACTGTAATGGCCAGATTACGCCTACGGGACGTATCTTCGAACGGAGAATAGAGGCTCCTTAGACACCCAGGCACATGCCCCTTGGCACCCCTCTAAGACATGAGTGCAGAGTTGCAATACACTGGCGCCGCTCTGGTGGCTGCGGTTCGAACCTTAGATGCCACATGACTTGACCTGTTCACGTTTATACTGAATCGCCAGACGTACCCCCGGAGCACGGTCGGGATAGCATGGGAACTACGTTCAAGATCCCAGCAGAGGTCGTCGTCAGAATTGATGTCGTCACAACCAAGAAGCTGAAGTCATTTACGTCCTCCAAGACTAAGTGTTCAGTGTTCAACTACTAGATCATCACTGAAACAACGGACCAGCCTTTATACGAAGTCCTTCAGCGACGACGAACGAGATGCTTACGACGAGCCTCCGCTCTTACTCTCTGGGGCATCAGCAAGACAGATCAACATTCAGCATCGGCTAGACCTTCATCAGCTGCGTCTGCAACAACGCTGCAATCTTCAGAGAGTCTACTATCAACGCAGGCTTCCACGGCATCCAAATTTAGCACATCAGATGCATCTTCTTCAGTCGCTTCATGCACCGCAGCCTCTGACACCAGCCTCTTCATACAACACTGCATCACTCAACATGATGAACCGATAGAGCGTCAATTCGACATGGATTGAATTCGTCACGGTTCGGCAGCTACTATAATTCCGTCGAATGAAGGGGATGCATCGTGGGAACGCTCTAGTTCACGAAGATCGTCCCCATCAGCTGTATCGTCTCCACGCAGTTAGACGACGCACCCTGCATCGACTTGACgagtgcacgcacgcacgtacgcacgtatTCCGCTACAGTCGCAAGGATTCACTACAGATTTTCCTCAGGCATTAAACTGTCACGTTCTTCCACAACATTCATGACATCTCCCAAAGCCTACTATGAATTGGCAGCCGAGGCTTACACCTTGGAAACTTTTTTCTCTAAGGCATTTGTTAGCTtcttaaaactgaaaaacattgACCTGAGTCTTGTACCTGTCAGCGACTGAACGTTAATACTAGTCAACAATGAGTTGCTACGTACCTGGCACACAGTCATAGAACACCCGAACGTAGTCCGCAAAATCTCTGTGTGAAGACTCTTTCGGCAAGGGAATCATATAGGTGAGTTTCTTGTCGCAGTACCTCTGGCCGCTGCACGAGGTGATAGTGTCAGAATACAGGTAATGGGAAAGGGGGCCAGTTGCGTTCTGAATTCCAGGACACTTGGAATCAAACAGTAGATCACTGGAATGGTACCTGCAACACAGTTCCCTTTCTGTCGGATTCATACTGGTCCAATCCTTCTTACAGACAGCATCCTCCACCTTCGAGCCGATGAAGATATCCTTGATGACAATGCTCTCATTTGAGCAGTTCATCTGAAGCGATTCCTGGCTCTTTGACGGATTGGCACATATATTCACCCCGTTCAGGTTCACCGGATGATTTTCTTCGCATACTTCGATTCCTGAAATTGGACAAAACGTCATTGAGTATTTCAAATATTACATGTTTGGAAGAAATCATTAGCACAGGCTCAGATAGTCGCTAGGTGCTGCAACGCACTGAGCATCTACTAGCGCGCTGATATGTACgctatatatacacctggaaattaatcaagcaacaccccaattttttctattggagcaactttgaagtgttctgacaatcaaaatatgccgggttgatatagtttgacacttttttattcaacagacgatctctgacaaacaacttaaagggaaaaagtatcaagactttgctttattgcaacgaaatccaaattcttaaaactgtcttaaattcatgaaaaaatggacacaatttactattcatccacagacgttgttgtcaggtgtattaacacaaatgtcacatggaaagaaagaacagtcatctgagagtctgcacaccgactttcatcaatatctagtgtgtcctccctgcgcacgcaccaccgattccagacgcctcctcattccttggatgagtctccggatctgattctgggggatcctgttccactcctcatgcagggcagccgtcaattcgttgagattatggactggtgggtctctctgcctcacacgacggccaataaagtcccacaaatgttcaatggggttgaggtcagggctcatggcaggccatggaattctgtcaattgcattttgccgcaaaaaatcatttacagcatgcgccctgtgaggtctagcattgtcgtccataaatatgggtctcgttgccagaggatggttctcaaaatgaggtaccacagccctgtcaagaacctcctgttggtaacgaacaccgttaaggttgccacggatggtaatgatatccaacttgcagttcatggaaatgcacccccataccataacggaacctcccccaaaggccacagtctcctggatgttccgtggagccattgctgtgttcctctgcctccagacccgagtacgaccgtccaccatgtgcagcaagaaccggctctcatctgagaaatggaccttcctccaagaggcaatgttccagtgcaaacggtcattacaccaggccagtcgggctgccttatgggctggagacagtctgggtcgcttgattggcctccttgcccggtatcctgcagctttcagacgattccgaacagtcctgttcgagatgggtctccctggaagccactcctgtctcaaccgagagctcgagtcgaaggacctgcgccgtacaagtctcagtaaagctctgtcctcccggactgtggtcttcctgggtcttcctggtctaggcaggtctttaacttcattagtggcccggtattttttcaaaagttttgaaattatggaatgatgtcgtccgatttgagtcccgatttgtcttagagacataccagcattcctcatgccgattatttgccaacgagtggcctctgataatttcctacgtgccatgacattgaaatgaatgaaaaaccgaatgcaatcgacaacctgcgcttgtaaacaccccagggaaaaagtgcatttttcgaaagttgaggttaaagcaatgcacgtgcgctgtgcaagcttcacgcgcgtcatatcaacccatgaaaagctcatgctgtatgtcaatacatcaaaattgaataatcaatcatcaaaattacttcgttaaactttgttaagtttttatgtgtctttgaatttggtgttgcttaattaatttccatatgtataaaTAGGCCatcctataataataaataCAAGCATGCGAATGAGAGAGGATGTCATGTAAACACG is part of the Haliotis asinina isolate JCU_RB_2024 chromosome 6, JCU_Hal_asi_v2, whole genome shotgun sequence genome and harbors:
- the LOC137286311 gene encoding uncharacterized protein → MQVLTGLVVIFGFFLEIWDPATGIEVCEENHPVNLNGVNICANPSKSQESLQMNCSNESIVIKDIFIGSKVEDAVCKKDWTSMNPTERELCCRYHSSDLLFDSKCPGIQNATGPLSHYLYSDTITSCSGQRYCDKKLTYMIPLPKESSHRDFADYVRVFYDCVPDTASIGFCESRSITGNTVSLRYDESTTDESDEKTLHECSCHVTSVGSEPIKITALDIRLQDKTDDMECHYTKLSVVDAKNKNDILKNIFCLDKEFIFGVPVLNTTVSKDIRVTLGPIKKNEYPSFVWLQIAGTSNRTRVTVTCNGPTTEKSNGTLPEAIVIAVISAVILTGIIVTIIALCKKRQHREYNPPQPENIYFELETPEEKYDQIQLKQLQGSEPLKPDPSYGRLNYGNPEESHYAEPDKLNGKTPTYLIDNDYATPDSCRS